One window of Canis lupus baileyi chromosome 21, mCanLup2.hap1, whole genome shotgun sequence genomic DNA carries:
- the CTNND1 gene encoding catenin delta-1 isoform X10, whose translation MDDSEVESTASILASVKEQEAQFEKLTRALEEERRHVSAQLERVRVSPQDANPLMANGTLTRRHQNGRFVGDADLERQKFPDLKLNGPQDHSHLVYSTIPRMQEPGQIVETYTEEDPEGAMSVVSVETSDDGTTRRTETTVKKVVKTVTTRTVQPVPVGPDGLPVDASSVSNNYIQTLGRDFRKNGNGGPGPYVGQAGTATLPRNFHYPPDGYSRHYEDGYPGSSDNYGSLSRVTRIEERYRPSMEGYRAPSRQDVYGPQPQVRVGGSSVDLHRFHPEPYGLEDDQRSMGYDDLDYGMMSDYGTARRTGTPSDPRRRLRSYEDMIGEEVPSDQYYWAPLAQHERGSLASLDSLRKGGPPPPNWRQPELPEVIAMLGFRLDAVKSNAAAYLQHLCYRNDKVKTDVRKLKGIPVLVGLLDHPKKEVHLGACGALKNISFGRDQDNKIAIKNCDGVPALVRLLRKARDMDLTEVITGTLWNLSSHDSIKMEIVDHALHALTDEVIIPHSGWEREPNEDCKPRHIEWESVLTNTAGCLRNVSSERSEARRKLRECDGLVDALIFIVQAEIGQKDSDSKLVENCVCLLRNLSYQVHREIPQAERYQEAPPSVANNTGPHAASCFGAKKGKDEWFSRGKKPTEDPANDTVDFPKRTSPARGYELLFQPEVVRIYISLLKESKTPAILEASAGAIQNLCAGRWTYGRYIRSALRQEKALSAIADLLTNEHERVVKAASGALRNLAVDARNKELIGKHAIPNLVKNLPGGQQSSSQNFSEDTVVSLLNTINEVIAENLEAAKKLRETQGIEKLVLINKSGNRSEKEVRAAALVLQTIWGYKELRKPLEKEGWKKSDFQVNLNNASRSQSSHSYDDTTLPLIDRNQKTDNNYSTLNERGDHNRTLDRSGDLGEMEPLKGTPLMKI comes from the exons GATCACAGTCACCTTGTGTATAGCACCATTCCCAGGATGCAGGAACCAGGGCAGATTGTGGAGACCTACACAGAGGAGGACCCTGAGGGAGCTATGTCTGTCGTTTCTGTGGAGACCTCTGATGATGGAACTACTCGGCGCACAGAGACCACA GTCAAGAAAGTGGTGAAGACTGTGACAACACGGACAGTACAGCCAGTCCCTGTGGGACCAGATGGGCTGCCTGTGGATGCCTCATCAGTTTCTAACAACTATATACAGACTTTGGGGCGTGACTTCCGCAAGAATGGCAATGGGGGACCTGGTCCCTATGTGGGGCAAGCAGGCACTGCTACCCTTCCCAGGAACTTCCACTATCCTCCTGATGGATATAGCCGCCATTATGAAGATGGTTATCCCGGTAGCAGTGACAACTATGGCAGTCTGTCCCGGGTGACCCGCATTGAGGAGCGGTACAGGCCCAGTATGGAAGGTTATCGGGCACCTAGTAGGCAGGATGTGTATGGGCCTCAGCCCCAGGTTCGGGTAGGTGGGAGCAGTGTGGATCTGCATCGTTTTCACCCGGAGCCTTATGGGCTAGAGGATGACCAGCGTAGCATGGGCTATGATGATTTGGATTATGGCATGATGTCTGATTATGGCACTGCCCGTCGGACTGGGACACCCTCTGATCCTCGCCGACGACTCAG GAGCTATGAAGACATGATTGGTGAGGAGGTGCCTTCGGACCAGTACTATTGGGCTCCTCTGGCCCAGCACGAACGGGGAAGTTTAGCAAGCTTGGATAGCCTGCGCAAGGGGGGGCCTCCACCCCCTAACTGGAGACAGCCAGAGCTGCCTGAGGTGATAGCCATGTTAGGATTCCGCTTGGATGCCGTCAAGTCTAACGCAGCTGCATACCTGCAGCACTTGTGCTATCGCAATGACAAGGTGAAGACTGATGTTCGGAAGCTCAAGGGGATCCCAGTACTGGTGGGATTGTTAGACCACCCTAAAAAGGAAGTGCACCTTGGAGCATGTGGAGCTCTCAAGAATATCTCTTTTGGGCGTGACCAGGATAACAAGATTGCTATAAAAAACTGTGATGGTGTTCCTGCCCTTGTGCGATTGCTCCGAAAGGCTCGGGATATGGACCTCACCGAAGTCATCACCG GAACCCTGTGGAATCTCTCATCCCATGACTCAATCAAAATGGAGATTGTGGACCATGCATTGCATGCCTTGACAGATGAAGTGATCATCCCACATTCTGGTTGGGAGCGGGAACCTAATGAAGATTGCAAGCCACGCCATATTGAATGGGAGTCAGTGCTCACCAACACAGCTGGCTGTCTTAG gAATGTCAGCTCAGAGAGGAGTGAAGCTCGCCGGAAACTTCGGGAATGTGATGGTTTAGTGGATGCCCTCATTTTCATTGTTCAGGCTGAGATTGGGCAGAAGGATTCAGACAGCAAG CTTGTGGAGAACTGTGTTTGCCTTCTTCGGAATCTGTCCTATCAAGTGCACCGGGAGATCCCACAGGCAGAGCGTTACCAAGAGGCACCTCCCAGTGTTGCCAACAATACTGGGCCACATGCTGCCAGTTGCTTTGGGGCCAAGAAGGGCAAAG ATGAGTGGTTCTCCAGAG ggaaaaaacccACAGAGGATCCAGCGAATGATACAGTGGATTTCCCTAAAAGAACTAGTCCAGCTCGAG GCTATGAGCTTTTATTTCAGCCAGAGGTAGTTCGGATATACATCTCACTCCTCAAAGAGAGCAAGACTCCTGCCATCCTAGAAGCCTCAGCTGGAGCCATCCAGAACTTGTGTGCTGGGCGCTGGACG TATGGCCGATACATTCGCTCTGCTCTGCGTCAAGAGAAGGCTCTTTCTGCCATCGCTGACCTCCTGACCAATGAACACGAGCGGGTAGTGAAAGCTGCATCTGGAGCACTGAGAAATCTGGCCGTGGATGCTCGCAACAAAGAACTCATTG GTAAACATGCTATTCCCAACTTGGTAAAGAATCTGCCAGGAGGGCAGCAGAGCTCTTCCCAGAATTTCTCTGAGGACACTGTGGTCTCTCTCTTGAACACCATCAACGAGGTTATTGCTGAGAACCTGGAGGCTGCCAAAAAGCTTCGAGAGACACAGGGCATTGAGAAGCTGGTGTTGATCAACAAATCAGG GAACCGTTCAGAAAAAGAAGTCCGAGCAGCAGCACTTGTATTACAGACGATCTGGGGCTATAAGGAACTACGGAAGCCACTGGAAAAAGAAGGATGGAAGAAATCAGACTTCCAG GTAAATCTAAACAATGCTTCTCGAAGCCAGAGCAGTCATTCATATGACGATACCACTCTCCCTCTCATTGACCGGAACCAGAAAACAG ATAACAACTATTCCACACTGAATGAGAGAGGGGACCACAACAGAACACTGGATCGATCCGGAGATCTAGGTGAAATGGAGCCATTGAAGGGAACACCCCTGATG AAGATTTAG
- the CTNND1 gene encoding catenin delta-1 isoform X9 → MDDSEVESTASILASVKEQEAQFEKLTRALEEERRHVSAQLERVRVSPQDANPLMANGTLTRRHQNGRFVGDADLERQKFPDLKLNGPQDHSHLVYSTIPRMQEPGQIVETYTEEDPEGAMSVVSVETSDDGTTRRTETTVKKVVKTVTTRTVQPVPVGPDGLPVDASSVSNNYIQTLGRDFRKNGNGGPGPYVGQAGTATLPRNFHYPPDGYSRHYEDGYPGSSDNYGSLSRVTRIEERYRPSMEGYRAPSRQDVYGPQPQVRVGGSSVDLHRFHPEPYGLEDDQRSMGYDDLDYGMMSDYGTARRTGTPSDPRRRLRSYEDMIGEEVPSDQYYWAPLAQHERGSLASLDSLRKGGPPPPNWRQPELPEVIAMLGFRLDAVKSNAAAYLQHLCYRNDKVKTDVRKLKGIPVLVGLLDHPKKEVHLGACGALKNISFGRDQDNKIAIKNCDGVPALVRLLRKARDMDLTEVITGTLWNLSSHDSIKMEIVDHALHALTDEVIIPHSGWEREPNEDCKPRHIEWESVLTNTAGCLRNVSSERSEARRKLRECDGLVDALIFIVQAEIGQKDSDSKLVENCVCLLRNLSYQVHREIPQAERYQEAPPSVANNTGPHAASCFGAKKGKDEWFSRGKKPTEDPANDTVDFPKRTSPARGYELLFQPEVVRIYISLLKESKTPAILEASAGAIQNLCAGRWTYGRYIRSALRQEKALSAIADLLTNEHERVVKAASGALRNLAVDARNKELIGKHAIPNLVKNLPGGQQSSSQNFSEDTVVSLLNTINEVIAENLEAAKKLRETQGIEKLVLINKSGNRSEKEVRAAALVLQTIWGYKELRKPLEKEGWKKSDFQVNLNNASRSQSSHSYDDTTLPLIDRNQKTDNNYSTLNERGDHNRTLDRSGDLGEMEPLKGTPLMQKI, encoded by the exons GATCACAGTCACCTTGTGTATAGCACCATTCCCAGGATGCAGGAACCAGGGCAGATTGTGGAGACCTACACAGAGGAGGACCCTGAGGGAGCTATGTCTGTCGTTTCTGTGGAGACCTCTGATGATGGAACTACTCGGCGCACAGAGACCACA GTCAAGAAAGTGGTGAAGACTGTGACAACACGGACAGTACAGCCAGTCCCTGTGGGACCAGATGGGCTGCCTGTGGATGCCTCATCAGTTTCTAACAACTATATACAGACTTTGGGGCGTGACTTCCGCAAGAATGGCAATGGGGGACCTGGTCCCTATGTGGGGCAAGCAGGCACTGCTACCCTTCCCAGGAACTTCCACTATCCTCCTGATGGATATAGCCGCCATTATGAAGATGGTTATCCCGGTAGCAGTGACAACTATGGCAGTCTGTCCCGGGTGACCCGCATTGAGGAGCGGTACAGGCCCAGTATGGAAGGTTATCGGGCACCTAGTAGGCAGGATGTGTATGGGCCTCAGCCCCAGGTTCGGGTAGGTGGGAGCAGTGTGGATCTGCATCGTTTTCACCCGGAGCCTTATGGGCTAGAGGATGACCAGCGTAGCATGGGCTATGATGATTTGGATTATGGCATGATGTCTGATTATGGCACTGCCCGTCGGACTGGGACACCCTCTGATCCTCGCCGACGACTCAG GAGCTATGAAGACATGATTGGTGAGGAGGTGCCTTCGGACCAGTACTATTGGGCTCCTCTGGCCCAGCACGAACGGGGAAGTTTAGCAAGCTTGGATAGCCTGCGCAAGGGGGGGCCTCCACCCCCTAACTGGAGACAGCCAGAGCTGCCTGAGGTGATAGCCATGTTAGGATTCCGCTTGGATGCCGTCAAGTCTAACGCAGCTGCATACCTGCAGCACTTGTGCTATCGCAATGACAAGGTGAAGACTGATGTTCGGAAGCTCAAGGGGATCCCAGTACTGGTGGGATTGTTAGACCACCCTAAAAAGGAAGTGCACCTTGGAGCATGTGGAGCTCTCAAGAATATCTCTTTTGGGCGTGACCAGGATAACAAGATTGCTATAAAAAACTGTGATGGTGTTCCTGCCCTTGTGCGATTGCTCCGAAAGGCTCGGGATATGGACCTCACCGAAGTCATCACCG GAACCCTGTGGAATCTCTCATCCCATGACTCAATCAAAATGGAGATTGTGGACCATGCATTGCATGCCTTGACAGATGAAGTGATCATCCCACATTCTGGTTGGGAGCGGGAACCTAATGAAGATTGCAAGCCACGCCATATTGAATGGGAGTCAGTGCTCACCAACACAGCTGGCTGTCTTAG gAATGTCAGCTCAGAGAGGAGTGAAGCTCGCCGGAAACTTCGGGAATGTGATGGTTTAGTGGATGCCCTCATTTTCATTGTTCAGGCTGAGATTGGGCAGAAGGATTCAGACAGCAAG CTTGTGGAGAACTGTGTTTGCCTTCTTCGGAATCTGTCCTATCAAGTGCACCGGGAGATCCCACAGGCAGAGCGTTACCAAGAGGCACCTCCCAGTGTTGCCAACAATACTGGGCCACATGCTGCCAGTTGCTTTGGGGCCAAGAAGGGCAAAG ATGAGTGGTTCTCCAGAG ggaaaaaacccACAGAGGATCCAGCGAATGATACAGTGGATTTCCCTAAAAGAACTAGTCCAGCTCGAG GCTATGAGCTTTTATTTCAGCCAGAGGTAGTTCGGATATACATCTCACTCCTCAAAGAGAGCAAGACTCCTGCCATCCTAGAAGCCTCAGCTGGAGCCATCCAGAACTTGTGTGCTGGGCGCTGGACG TATGGCCGATACATTCGCTCTGCTCTGCGTCAAGAGAAGGCTCTTTCTGCCATCGCTGACCTCCTGACCAATGAACACGAGCGGGTAGTGAAAGCTGCATCTGGAGCACTGAGAAATCTGGCCGTGGATGCTCGCAACAAAGAACTCATTG GTAAACATGCTATTCCCAACTTGGTAAAGAATCTGCCAGGAGGGCAGCAGAGCTCTTCCCAGAATTTCTCTGAGGACACTGTGGTCTCTCTCTTGAACACCATCAACGAGGTTATTGCTGAGAACCTGGAGGCTGCCAAAAAGCTTCGAGAGACACAGGGCATTGAGAAGCTGGTGTTGATCAACAAATCAGG GAACCGTTCAGAAAAAGAAGTCCGAGCAGCAGCACTTGTATTACAGACGATCTGGGGCTATAAGGAACTACGGAAGCCACTGGAAAAAGAAGGATGGAAGAAATCAGACTTCCAG GTAAATCTAAACAATGCTTCTCGAAGCCAGAGCAGTCATTCATATGACGATACCACTCTCCCTCTCATTGACCGGAACCAGAAAACAG ATAACAACTATTCCACACTGAATGAGAGAGGGGACCACAACAGAACACTGGATCGATCCGGAGATCTAGGTGAAATGGAGCCATTGAAGGGAACACCCCTGATG CAGAAGATTTAG
- the CTNND1 gene encoding catenin delta-1 isoform X4 gives MDDSEVESTASILASVKEQEAQFEKLTRALEEERRHVSAQLERVRVSPQDANPLMANGTLTRRHQNGRFVGDADLERQKFPDLKLNGPQDHSHLVYSTIPRMQEPGQIVETYTEEDPEGAMSVVSVETSDDGTTRRTETTVKKVVKTVTTRTVQPVPVGPDGLPVDASSVSNNYIQTLGRDFRKNGNGGPGPYVGQAGTATLPRNFHYPPDGYSRHYEDGYPGSSDNYGSLSRVTRIEERYRPSMEGYRAPSRQDVYGPQPQVRVGGSSVDLHRFHPEPYGLEDDQRSMGYDDLDYGMMSDYGTARRTGTPSDPRRRLRSYEDMIGEEVPSDQYYWAPLAQHERGSLASLDSLRKGGPPPPNWRQPELPEVIAMLGFRLDAVKSNAAAYLQHLCYRNDKVKTDVRKLKGIPVLVGLLDHPKKEVHLGACGALKNISFGRDQDNKIAIKNCDGVPALVRLLRKARDMDLTEVITGTLWNLSSHDSIKMEIVDHALHALTDEVIIPHSGWEREPNEDCKPRHIEWESVLTNTAGCLRNVSSERSEARRKLRECDGLVDALIFIVQAEIGQKDSDSKLVENCVCLLRNLSYQVHREIPQAERYQEAPPSVANNTGPHAASCFGAKKGKGKKPTEDPANDTVDFPKRTSPARGYELLFQPEVVRIYISLLKESKTPAILEASAGAIQNLCAGRWTYGRYIRSALRQEKALSAIADLLTNEHERVVKAASGALRNLAVDARNKELIGKHAIPNLVKNLPGGQQSSSQNFSEDTVVSLLNTINEVIAENLEAAKKLRETQGIEKLVLINKSGNRSEKEVRAAALVLQTIWGYKELRKPLEKEGWKKSDFQVNLNNASRSQSSHSYDDTTLPLIDRNQKTDNNYSTLNERGDHNRTLDRSGDLGEMEPLKGTPLMQDEGQESLEEELDVLVLDDEGDQVSNPSMQKI, from the exons GATCACAGTCACCTTGTGTATAGCACCATTCCCAGGATGCAGGAACCAGGGCAGATTGTGGAGACCTACACAGAGGAGGACCCTGAGGGAGCTATGTCTGTCGTTTCTGTGGAGACCTCTGATGATGGAACTACTCGGCGCACAGAGACCACA GTCAAGAAAGTGGTGAAGACTGTGACAACACGGACAGTACAGCCAGTCCCTGTGGGACCAGATGGGCTGCCTGTGGATGCCTCATCAGTTTCTAACAACTATATACAGACTTTGGGGCGTGACTTCCGCAAGAATGGCAATGGGGGACCTGGTCCCTATGTGGGGCAAGCAGGCACTGCTACCCTTCCCAGGAACTTCCACTATCCTCCTGATGGATATAGCCGCCATTATGAAGATGGTTATCCCGGTAGCAGTGACAACTATGGCAGTCTGTCCCGGGTGACCCGCATTGAGGAGCGGTACAGGCCCAGTATGGAAGGTTATCGGGCACCTAGTAGGCAGGATGTGTATGGGCCTCAGCCCCAGGTTCGGGTAGGTGGGAGCAGTGTGGATCTGCATCGTTTTCACCCGGAGCCTTATGGGCTAGAGGATGACCAGCGTAGCATGGGCTATGATGATTTGGATTATGGCATGATGTCTGATTATGGCACTGCCCGTCGGACTGGGACACCCTCTGATCCTCGCCGACGACTCAG GAGCTATGAAGACATGATTGGTGAGGAGGTGCCTTCGGACCAGTACTATTGGGCTCCTCTGGCCCAGCACGAACGGGGAAGTTTAGCAAGCTTGGATAGCCTGCGCAAGGGGGGGCCTCCACCCCCTAACTGGAGACAGCCAGAGCTGCCTGAGGTGATAGCCATGTTAGGATTCCGCTTGGATGCCGTCAAGTCTAACGCAGCTGCATACCTGCAGCACTTGTGCTATCGCAATGACAAGGTGAAGACTGATGTTCGGAAGCTCAAGGGGATCCCAGTACTGGTGGGATTGTTAGACCACCCTAAAAAGGAAGTGCACCTTGGAGCATGTGGAGCTCTCAAGAATATCTCTTTTGGGCGTGACCAGGATAACAAGATTGCTATAAAAAACTGTGATGGTGTTCCTGCCCTTGTGCGATTGCTCCGAAAGGCTCGGGATATGGACCTCACCGAAGTCATCACCG GAACCCTGTGGAATCTCTCATCCCATGACTCAATCAAAATGGAGATTGTGGACCATGCATTGCATGCCTTGACAGATGAAGTGATCATCCCACATTCTGGTTGGGAGCGGGAACCTAATGAAGATTGCAAGCCACGCCATATTGAATGGGAGTCAGTGCTCACCAACACAGCTGGCTGTCTTAG gAATGTCAGCTCAGAGAGGAGTGAAGCTCGCCGGAAACTTCGGGAATGTGATGGTTTAGTGGATGCCCTCATTTTCATTGTTCAGGCTGAGATTGGGCAGAAGGATTCAGACAGCAAG CTTGTGGAGAACTGTGTTTGCCTTCTTCGGAATCTGTCCTATCAAGTGCACCGGGAGATCCCACAGGCAGAGCGTTACCAAGAGGCACCTCCCAGTGTTGCCAACAATACTGGGCCACATGCTGCCAGTTGCTTTGGGGCCAAGAAGGGCAAAG ggaaaaaacccACAGAGGATCCAGCGAATGATACAGTGGATTTCCCTAAAAGAACTAGTCCAGCTCGAG GCTATGAGCTTTTATTTCAGCCAGAGGTAGTTCGGATATACATCTCACTCCTCAAAGAGAGCAAGACTCCTGCCATCCTAGAAGCCTCAGCTGGAGCCATCCAGAACTTGTGTGCTGGGCGCTGGACG TATGGCCGATACATTCGCTCTGCTCTGCGTCAAGAGAAGGCTCTTTCTGCCATCGCTGACCTCCTGACCAATGAACACGAGCGGGTAGTGAAAGCTGCATCTGGAGCACTGAGAAATCTGGCCGTGGATGCTCGCAACAAAGAACTCATTG GTAAACATGCTATTCCCAACTTGGTAAAGAATCTGCCAGGAGGGCAGCAGAGCTCTTCCCAGAATTTCTCTGAGGACACTGTGGTCTCTCTCTTGAACACCATCAACGAGGTTATTGCTGAGAACCTGGAGGCTGCCAAAAAGCTTCGAGAGACACAGGGCATTGAGAAGCTGGTGTTGATCAACAAATCAGG GAACCGTTCAGAAAAAGAAGTCCGAGCAGCAGCACTTGTATTACAGACGATCTGGGGCTATAAGGAACTACGGAAGCCACTGGAAAAAGAAGGATGGAAGAAATCAGACTTCCAG GTAAATCTAAACAATGCTTCTCGAAGCCAGAGCAGTCATTCATATGACGATACCACTCTCCCTCTCATTGACCGGAACCAGAAAACAG ATAACAACTATTCCACACTGAATGAGAGAGGGGACCACAACAGAACACTGGATCGATCCGGAGATCTAGGTGAAATGGAGCCATTGAAGGGAACACCCCTGATG CAGGACGAGGGGCAGGAATCTCTGGAGGAAGAGTTGGATGTGTTGGTTTTGGATGATGAGGGGGACCAAGTGTCTAACCCCTCCATG CAGAAGATTTAG
- the CTNND1 gene encoding catenin delta-1 isoform X1 produces the protein MDDSEVESTASILASVKEQEAQFEKLTRALEEERRHVSAQLERVRVSPQDANPLMANGTLTRRHQNGRFVGDADLERQKFPDLKLNGPQDHSHLVYSTIPRMQEPGQIVETYTEEDPEGAMSVVSVETSDDGTTRRTETTVKKVVKTVTTRTVQPVPVGPDGLPVDASSVSNNYIQTLGRDFRKNGNGGPGPYVGQAGTATLPRNFHYPPDGYSRHYEDGYPGSSDNYGSLSRVTRIEERYRPSMEGYRAPSRQDVYGPQPQVRVGGSSVDLHRFHPEPYGLEDDQRSMGYDDLDYGMMSDYGTARRTGTPSDPRRRLRSYEDMIGEEVPSDQYYWAPLAQHERGSLASLDSLRKGGPPPPNWRQPELPEVIAMLGFRLDAVKSNAAAYLQHLCYRNDKVKTDVRKLKGIPVLVGLLDHPKKEVHLGACGALKNISFGRDQDNKIAIKNCDGVPALVRLLRKARDMDLTEVITGTLWNLSSHDSIKMEIVDHALHALTDEVIIPHSGWEREPNEDCKPRHIEWESVLTNTAGCLRNVSSERSEARRKLRECDGLVDALIFIVQAEIGQKDSDSKLVENCVCLLRNLSYQVHREIPQAERYQEAPPSVANNTGPHAASCFGAKKGKDEWFSRGKKPTEDPANDTVDFPKRTSPARGYELLFQPEVVRIYISLLKESKTPAILEASAGAIQNLCAGRWTYGRYIRSALRQEKALSAIADLLTNEHERVVKAASGALRNLAVDARNKELIGKHAIPNLVKNLPGGQQSSSQNFSEDTVVSLLNTINEVIAENLEAAKKLRETQGIEKLVLINKSGNRSEKEVRAAALVLQTIWGYKELRKPLEKEGWKKSDFQVNLNNASRSQSSHSYDDTTLPLIDRNQKTDKKPDREEIQMSSMGSNTKSLDNNYSTLNERGDHNRTLDRSGDLGEMEPLKGTPLMQDEGQESLEEELDVLVLDDEGDQVSNPSMQKI, from the exons GATCACAGTCACCTTGTGTATAGCACCATTCCCAGGATGCAGGAACCAGGGCAGATTGTGGAGACCTACACAGAGGAGGACCCTGAGGGAGCTATGTCTGTCGTTTCTGTGGAGACCTCTGATGATGGAACTACTCGGCGCACAGAGACCACA GTCAAGAAAGTGGTGAAGACTGTGACAACACGGACAGTACAGCCAGTCCCTGTGGGACCAGATGGGCTGCCTGTGGATGCCTCATCAGTTTCTAACAACTATATACAGACTTTGGGGCGTGACTTCCGCAAGAATGGCAATGGGGGACCTGGTCCCTATGTGGGGCAAGCAGGCACTGCTACCCTTCCCAGGAACTTCCACTATCCTCCTGATGGATATAGCCGCCATTATGAAGATGGTTATCCCGGTAGCAGTGACAACTATGGCAGTCTGTCCCGGGTGACCCGCATTGAGGAGCGGTACAGGCCCAGTATGGAAGGTTATCGGGCACCTAGTAGGCAGGATGTGTATGGGCCTCAGCCCCAGGTTCGGGTAGGTGGGAGCAGTGTGGATCTGCATCGTTTTCACCCGGAGCCTTATGGGCTAGAGGATGACCAGCGTAGCATGGGCTATGATGATTTGGATTATGGCATGATGTCTGATTATGGCACTGCCCGTCGGACTGGGACACCCTCTGATCCTCGCCGACGACTCAG GAGCTATGAAGACATGATTGGTGAGGAGGTGCCTTCGGACCAGTACTATTGGGCTCCTCTGGCCCAGCACGAACGGGGAAGTTTAGCAAGCTTGGATAGCCTGCGCAAGGGGGGGCCTCCACCCCCTAACTGGAGACAGCCAGAGCTGCCTGAGGTGATAGCCATGTTAGGATTCCGCTTGGATGCCGTCAAGTCTAACGCAGCTGCATACCTGCAGCACTTGTGCTATCGCAATGACAAGGTGAAGACTGATGTTCGGAAGCTCAAGGGGATCCCAGTACTGGTGGGATTGTTAGACCACCCTAAAAAGGAAGTGCACCTTGGAGCATGTGGAGCTCTCAAGAATATCTCTTTTGGGCGTGACCAGGATAACAAGATTGCTATAAAAAACTGTGATGGTGTTCCTGCCCTTGTGCGATTGCTCCGAAAGGCTCGGGATATGGACCTCACCGAAGTCATCACCG GAACCCTGTGGAATCTCTCATCCCATGACTCAATCAAAATGGAGATTGTGGACCATGCATTGCATGCCTTGACAGATGAAGTGATCATCCCACATTCTGGTTGGGAGCGGGAACCTAATGAAGATTGCAAGCCACGCCATATTGAATGGGAGTCAGTGCTCACCAACACAGCTGGCTGTCTTAG gAATGTCAGCTCAGAGAGGAGTGAAGCTCGCCGGAAACTTCGGGAATGTGATGGTTTAGTGGATGCCCTCATTTTCATTGTTCAGGCTGAGATTGGGCAGAAGGATTCAGACAGCAAG CTTGTGGAGAACTGTGTTTGCCTTCTTCGGAATCTGTCCTATCAAGTGCACCGGGAGATCCCACAGGCAGAGCGTTACCAAGAGGCACCTCCCAGTGTTGCCAACAATACTGGGCCACATGCTGCCAGTTGCTTTGGGGCCAAGAAGGGCAAAG ATGAGTGGTTCTCCAGAG ggaaaaaacccACAGAGGATCCAGCGAATGATACAGTGGATTTCCCTAAAAGAACTAGTCCAGCTCGAG GCTATGAGCTTTTATTTCAGCCAGAGGTAGTTCGGATATACATCTCACTCCTCAAAGAGAGCAAGACTCCTGCCATCCTAGAAGCCTCAGCTGGAGCCATCCAGAACTTGTGTGCTGGGCGCTGGACG TATGGCCGATACATTCGCTCTGCTCTGCGTCAAGAGAAGGCTCTTTCTGCCATCGCTGACCTCCTGACCAATGAACACGAGCGGGTAGTGAAAGCTGCATCTGGAGCACTGAGAAATCTGGCCGTGGATGCTCGCAACAAAGAACTCATTG GTAAACATGCTATTCCCAACTTGGTAAAGAATCTGCCAGGAGGGCAGCAGAGCTCTTCCCAGAATTTCTCTGAGGACACTGTGGTCTCTCTCTTGAACACCATCAACGAGGTTATTGCTGAGAACCTGGAGGCTGCCAAAAAGCTTCGAGAGACACAGGGCATTGAGAAGCTGGTGTTGATCAACAAATCAGG GAACCGTTCAGAAAAAGAAGTCCGAGCAGCAGCACTTGTATTACAGACGATCTGGGGCTATAAGGAACTACGGAAGCCACTGGAAAAAGAAGGATGGAAGAAATCAGACTTCCAG GTAAATCTAAACAATGCTTCTCGAAGCCAGAGCAGTCATTCATATGACGATACCACTCTCCCTCTCATTGACCGGAACCAGAAAACAG ATAAGAAACCTGATCGGGAAGAAATTCAGATGAGCAGTATGGGATCAAACACAAAATCTTTAG ATAACAACTATTCCACACTGAATGAGAGAGGGGACCACAACAGAACACTGGATCGATCCGGAGATCTAGGTGAAATGGAGCCATTGAAGGGAACACCCCTGATG CAGGACGAGGGGCAGGAATCTCTGGAGGAAGAGTTGGATGTGTTGGTTTTGGATGATGAGGGGGACCAAGTGTCTAACCCCTCCATG CAGAAGATTTAG